In Deltaproteobacteria bacterium, a genomic segment contains:
- a CDS encoding response regulator, whose product MKINTRTVVPAATSILVGSVPMLLMLSGIAEPSLYFYIISALNFIAWTSLCALFLSRKKMLSAVDSAVCNLGLPIVQGDLEEKLGSFLYESTRLYKASYAFNKPGNVSANDLGLNLRRIVELAYQQVDAQAVELALYNQSTQQWSQALVLGRPMSLASQSMLLDASNEENVVSSRGLKSRVIAQPLSFAGQVFGALRVEFLPGVEPSKTDIEVVFLLARQGALMLVDAQFTEQLLHMTKVSEESVRAKTGFLANLSHEIRGPLGIILNGVELILDGLCGPITESQRDTCQMIKSSGDHLVELVTDVLDYAKVEAGKVTAKPVVVDVGALLSDLTNVVRSQASEKGHKLVLEKVDSGLAMLCDKRHARQMIINFLTNAIKYTPNDGTITVWAERVPGHRVKLSVRDTGVGISEEDRAKVFSAFERVENEYSKAQVGTGLGMPLTKKLAEVNEGTADFISESGKGSTFWIVMPAAEIDSHKTNIGGEQTASAGIPVSCGHGEKLLVVEGNSDTQQMLERYLVHQGFSVVRAQSGAEVISVLRSNNIELALVDSEISDTGGENIISVIRSAVNGSAVPVILLSSQAFVFDIERFLKLGVDRCLSKPIDLREVAIAVRQLLDESKTTHASSSNV is encoded by the coding sequence GTGAAGATAAACACAAGGACTGTCGTACCAGCGGCTACTAGCATTCTCGTAGGAAGCGTACCTATGCTTTTGATGTTATCTGGCATAGCGGAGCCTTCTTTGTACTTTTATATAATTTCAGCGCTTAACTTCATTGCCTGGACGTCGTTGTGTGCGTTGTTTCTTTCGCGCAAAAAAATGCTTTCTGCAGTTGATTCGGCGGTGTGTAATTTAGGCTTGCCAATAGTTCAGGGAGATTTGGAAGAGAAGCTTGGGAGTTTTCTCTATGAGTCGACAAGGCTTTACAAGGCCTCATACGCTTTTAATAAGCCGGGTAACGTTTCGGCGAACGATCTAGGTTTGAATCTGCGGCGAATCGTTGAATTAGCTTACCAGCAGGTCGATGCTCAAGCGGTGGAACTGGCGCTTTACAATCAATCTACGCAACAATGGTCTCAGGCCTTGGTATTGGGGCGCCCAATGTCCCTAGCTTCTCAGTCAATGTTGCTCGATGCCTCCAATGAGGAAAATGTCGTTTCTTCTCGTGGTCTAAAATCTCGCGTCATAGCGCAGCCGCTATCATTTGCTGGGCAGGTTTTTGGCGCACTGCGCGTCGAATTTCTACCCGGGGTTGAACCAAGCAAGACAGATATCGAGGTAGTATTTTTGCTAGCTAGGCAGGGCGCCTTAATGCTCGTAGATGCTCAGTTTACTGAACAACTACTACACATGACCAAGGTTAGCGAAGAGTCTGTTCGTGCAAAGACTGGGTTTTTGGCAAATTTGAGTCACGAAATTCGCGGGCCATTGGGAATTATTTTAAATGGCGTAGAGCTCATTCTCGATGGCCTTTGTGGCCCGATTACTGAATCTCAGCGAGATACTTGCCAGATGATTAAATCGAGCGGGGACCATCTAGTCGAGTTAGTAACGGATGTTTTGGACTACGCCAAGGTAGAAGCTGGTAAGGTTACTGCGAAGCCAGTAGTAGTCGATGTCGGGGCGCTGCTCTCGGACTTGACCAATGTGGTAAGAAGTCAGGCGAGCGAGAAGGGGCACAAGTTGGTATTGGAAAAAGTCGATAGTGGTTTAGCAATGCTTTGCGACAAACGACATGCCCGGCAGATGATTATTAATTTCTTAACCAATGCCATTAAATATACGCCCAATGATGGAACTATAACTGTTTGGGCCGAGCGAGTTCCGGGTCATCGCGTCAAGTTGAGTGTTCGAGATACCGGCGTGGGCATTTCAGAGGAGGATAGGGCCAAAGTTTTTAGTGCGTTTGAACGAGTGGAAAATGAATACTCCAAGGCTCAAGTTGGCACTGGCTTAGGTATGCCGCTTACAAAAAAACTTGCTGAAGTAAACGAGGGTACGGCTGATTTCATTTCCGAGTCAGGTAAAGGCTCTACTTTTTGGATAGTGATGCCAGCTGCAGAAATAGACTCCCATAAAACCAATATTGGAGGCGAGCAGACTGCATCTGCCGGGATCCCAGTCTCCTGCGGGCATGGCGAAAAGCTTCTCGTCGTGGAGGGCAATAGCGATACGCAACAAATGCTCGAAAGGTACCTCGTCCACCAAGGCTTTTCCGTGGTCAGGGCTCAGTCTGGTGCGGAGGTTATAAGTGTCCTGCGCTCTAATAACATTGAACTTGCCTTAGTTGACAGCGAGATATCGGATACCGGGGGAGAGAATATAATTTCAGTAATAAGATCTGCAGTCAATGGTTCGGCTGTGCCCGTAATACTACTTAGCTCACAGGCATTTGTTTTTGACATCGAGCGCTTTCTAAAACTCGGCGTGGATCGCTGCTTGTCTAAACCTATTGATTTACGCGAAGTAGCAATTGCAGTTAGGCAACTATTAGACGAAAGCAAAACGACGCACGCATCAAGCAGTAATGTCTAA
- a CDS encoding lipopolysaccharide biosynthesis protein, translating to MKNTPDNINSPLAVEARNALWILASSTFVWQVISWGLTILTLRVLEPSDYGVMALAETLVPYLTMAASFDLMTWIIQEAHFDKAKERQMFSLNMLLGASLSIIAAVLAPLMASFYNSEELEAPLLAIAGTFVIRSAAVVPDAMLRRELKFGSIATMNFCVGVSRGVLQYVLAVFGLGYWALVIGFVYRDIVSSVWLLCLRGLPRGFAWNGELYKKALKFGLPSTVATLCWIVFSSIDNVLVGRLLGAEVLGYYAMAFYFSDLPLSKINSVLRPVLIPYYSKLKSDSEALKSAFLRSVEGVLAVALPFIAGLGVIAEEAVEPLLGERWRLMITPLEVMAAIGLMRALMNNATPLFLALGKPRYELQCNLAGALVLPPAFYVAGSFFGLNGFYACWLIIMPFLSLLILKYLKTAIKITSLEYFRAILPALSGVLVMVFVTSLFSALCARSIGPLGVAVGKILLGSVSYFLVLWIFYRRDLLNLVVSLGVSSRLTTANAVS from the coding sequence TTGAAAAACACGCCAGATAATATCAATAGTCCATTAGCGGTCGAAGCTCGCAATGCCCTCTGGATTCTAGCCTCCTCGACTTTTGTGTGGCAGGTAATTTCTTGGGGATTAACCATTTTGACGCTTCGCGTGCTTGAGCCCTCGGACTATGGGGTGATGGCTTTGGCGGAGACATTGGTTCCTTACCTTACAATGGCAGCCTCCTTTGACCTCATGACTTGGATAATTCAGGAGGCACATTTTGATAAAGCTAAGGAAAGGCAAATGTTTTCTCTTAATATGTTATTGGGAGCTAGCCTATCCATTATTGCGGCCGTGTTAGCCCCGCTGATGGCGTCTTTTTATAATTCGGAGGAGTTAGAGGCGCCGCTTCTAGCGATCGCTGGTACCTTTGTGATTCGAAGTGCTGCCGTAGTGCCCGATGCTATGCTGCGGCGCGAATTGAAATTTGGATCCATAGCAACTATGAATTTTTGCGTCGGAGTGAGTAGGGGAGTTTTGCAGTATGTGTTGGCAGTATTTGGTCTGGGGTACTGGGCTCTAGTGATTGGATTTGTATACCGCGACATCGTATCGTCAGTCTGGTTGCTGTGCCTTAGAGGCTTGCCGCGTGGCTTTGCTTGGAATGGCGAGCTATATAAGAAAGCTCTTAAATTTGGCTTGCCATCCACTGTCGCAACACTGTGTTGGATCGTGTTTTCGTCTATCGATAATGTCTTGGTAGGGCGGCTCCTTGGCGCTGAGGTTTTAGGGTATTACGCCATGGCTTTTTACTTTTCCGACTTGCCTCTATCGAAAATTAATTCCGTATTGCGACCTGTCTTAATACCGTATTATAGCAAGTTAAAGAGCGACAGTGAGGCACTAAAATCGGCTTTTTTACGCAGCGTTGAGGGCGTTTTAGCAGTGGCGTTGCCATTTATTGCGGGGCTAGGAGTAATAGCGGAGGAAGCAGTGGAACCTTTACTAGGCGAGAGATGGCGGCTAATGATTACGCCACTTGAAGTTATGGCGGCTATAGGCTTAATGCGCGCGCTCATGAATAATGCAACTCCACTCTTTCTTGCTCTTGGGAAGCCGAGATATGAGCTTCAATGCAATTTAGCTGGAGCTCTAGTTTTGCCGCCAGCTTTCTATGTGGCAGGAAGCTTTTTTGGACTAAATGGCTTTTATGCCTGTTGGCTAATTATCATGCCATTTTTGTCCTTATTGATTTTAAAATACCTGAAGACAGCTATTAAAATAACTTCATTGGAGTATTTTAGGGCTATTTTACCGGCGCTGAGTGGGGTTTTAGTTATGGTTTTTGTAACTTCCTTGTTTTCTGCGCTCTGTGCTAGAAGTATCGGGCCGCTCGGGGTGGCTGTTGGAAAAATACTCCTGGGCTCGGTTAGCTACTTCTTAGTATTATGGATTTTTTATCGACGCGATTTGTTAAACTTAGTTGTTTCCTTAGGTGTTTCTAGTAGATTGACCACAGCTAACGCGGTTTCCTAG
- a CDS encoding glycosyltransferase family 39 protein, protein MFFRIYYILLIMAIGLGLRLAHIDSRSLWLDEMTSMEVSSLSIQRIFSGRGFDSHTPPLYYAILHLWFALVPVTEFFLRLFSAIIDTANIALVYLVFARQFTCRIGRNAALLYSNSAFAIYYAQEGRMYTLLVFLALLTYLLTLDLLQNRLTLSKSLWLAAIGVSGMYTHYYYAIFLFSLALGAAFSGRHSKKFLCKWFAILCLIALGFLPWIRVVANLAMSGGQSFRQFTFSVIPYAFFRFFAGYALMPLRLEDKTHIVGTIMSNLGLLLAFSLIFGFALVGAYRTIYREYKNHLALFLSASILPALIALALSLFAPMLSERYLIVIFPFLFGALALSPTLKVHSTLNSVLNISALGLIVLALVAHHESDDFGNTQWKDAAKTIAQATDSSKIAIVNPHYAKNLMRYYLPSGFEVMGVNADDLSNKEFSEAHPELANQAIWLIESGGKPSALAWWKAKNFSIAKQYFFPLENTIALYHLVPPQRQE, encoded by the coding sequence ATGTTCTTCCGCATCTACTACATACTGCTGATTATGGCCATTGGACTTGGTCTTCGCCTGGCACATATTGACTCTCGCAGTCTTTGGCTAGACGAAATGACGAGCATGGAGGTATCATCTCTCTCCATTCAAAGGATTTTTTCAGGTCGCGGATTTGATAGCCACACACCACCGCTGTACTATGCGATTCTACACTTATGGTTCGCTTTAGTGCCGGTGACGGAATTTTTTTTGCGCCTATTCTCTGCCATAATTGACACAGCTAATATCGCCTTAGTCTATCTAGTCTTTGCACGCCAATTTACTTGCCGCATTGGTCGAAACGCGGCGCTGCTTTATTCAAACTCGGCTTTTGCAATCTATTATGCGCAGGAAGGCCGCATGTATACCTTACTCGTCTTTCTCGCGCTGCTTACGTATTTACTAACGCTTGACCTCCTCCAAAATCGCCTAACTTTAAGCAAAAGTTTGTGGCTAGCAGCAATCGGCGTTTCTGGTATGTACACCCATTACTATTATGCGATTTTTCTTTTTAGCCTGGCATTAGGTGCGGCATTTAGCGGCAGGCATTCTAAGAAATTTCTTTGCAAATGGTTTGCCATATTATGCCTTATCGCCTTAGGCTTTTTGCCATGGATTAGGGTCGTGGCAAATCTAGCAATGAGCGGTGGACAGTCATTTCGCCAATTTACATTTAGCGTAATTCCCTATGCTTTTTTCCGCTTTTTTGCAGGCTACGCTCTCATGCCGCTTAGACTTGAGGACAAGACCCATATCGTAGGGACGATAATGAGCAATTTAGGTCTTCTGCTTGCATTTAGCCTTATCTTTGGTTTCGCCTTAGTTGGCGCATATAGAACAATTTACCGCGAATACAAGAATCATCTCGCACTGTTTCTTTCAGCCTCCATCTTGCCAGCTCTGATAGCATTAGCATTAAGTCTATTTGCACCCATGCTTAGCGAAAGATATCTCATCGTAATCTTTCCCTTTCTCTTTGGCGCACTGGCCCTTAGTCCAACTCTTAAAGTCCACTCCACACTAAACAGCGTCCTAAATATTTCCGCCCTCGGGCTAATCGTGCTTGCATTAGTAGCTCATCATGAAAGCGACGATTTTGGGAACACCCAGTGGAAGGACGCTGCTAAAACAATTGCCCAAGCTACAGACAGTAGCAAAATTGCCATAGTCAATCCGCATTACGCTAAGAACCTAATGCGCTACTACCTGCCGAGCGGTTTTGAGGTGATGGGCGTTAATGCCGACGACCTAAGCAATAAAGAATTTTCTGAAGCACATCCAGAGCTCGCAAATCAAGCCATTTGGTTAATCGAAAGTGGCGGGAAACCAAGTGCTTTAGCTTGGTGGAAGGCTAAGAATTTTAGTATTGCCAAACAATATTTTTTTCCTCTAGAAAACACTATCGCGCTTTATCACCTCGTCCCCCCACAACGGCAAGAGTAA
- the guaA gene encoding glutamine-hydrolyzing GMP synthase, with product MKAQLLILDFGSQYTQLIARTVRELGVYCEIVPGNTPGQELLGRHPSALILSGGPASVNSKCAPKIDEVLLHAGIPVFGICYGMQLIATVLGGRVGGWGDEDSSATADAESAQNCVSPQEREFGPSLVKFNRLQAPFLFDVSREHSVWMSHGDKVLEMPRGFEILASSKGSPIAAFGNIAKKIYGVQFHPEVHHTPIGKDIIKSFLFDIAELRQDWNPVCFATEVISAIKEKVPSGRVICALSGGVDSTVAALLVHRAIGERLVCVFVDNGLLREGEREVIERSLKSLELNVCVVDAAKRFLGELRGISNPEEKRKIIGRIFIEIFEEKAALLSDVQYLVQGTLYPDVIESISVVGQSHTIKSHHNVGGLIDNMKLGLIEPLRELFKDEVRAVGRGLGISEEFIIRQPFPGPGLAIRCLGEVTEERLAILRKADFILREEVHVLGLEEVLWQVFAVLLPVYSVGVMGDARTYEQAVAIRAVTSRDGMTADWYMLPEEALRRISARIINETSGVNRVVLDISTKPPATIEWE from the coding sequence GTGAAGGCTCAATTATTAATTCTCGATTTCGGTTCGCAGTATACCCAGCTCATTGCAAGGACAGTTAGGGAACTTGGTGTTTATTGTGAGATTGTTCCGGGCAATACTCCCGGTCAAGAATTGCTCGGACGACATCCAAGTGCTCTGATACTTTCCGGTGGACCGGCATCCGTAAATTCTAAATGCGCTCCCAAAATAGACGAAGTTTTATTGCATGCCGGTATTCCGGTGTTTGGAATTTGTTATGGCATGCAGCTAATCGCAACTGTTCTGGGTGGAAGGGTAGGTGGTTGGGGAGATGAAGATTCATCGGCTACTGCTGATGCCGAAAGTGCGCAAAATTGCGTTTCGCCACAGGAGAGGGAGTTTGGCCCATCTTTGGTTAAGTTTAACCGCTTACAGGCTCCATTTTTGTTTGACGTATCGCGAGAGCATTCAGTATGGATGAGTCACGGTGACAAGGTGTTGGAAATGCCGCGTGGCTTTGAAATACTTGCCTCGTCTAAAGGATCCCCAATTGCCGCATTTGGAAACATTGCAAAAAAGATATACGGCGTGCAGTTTCATCCCGAAGTTCATCACACTCCTATTGGCAAGGACATTATTAAGTCGTTCCTGTTTGACATTGCTGAGCTTAGACAGGACTGGAATCCTGTGTGTTTCGCCACGGAAGTAATAAGCGCCATTAAGGAAAAAGTGCCGTCGGGCAGAGTTATATGCGCCCTTAGTGGTGGTGTCGATTCCACTGTCGCGGCACTCCTGGTGCATAGGGCGATAGGTGAGAGGTTAGTTTGTGTATTTGTAGATAACGGCTTATTGCGCGAGGGCGAGCGCGAAGTTATAGAGCGCTCGCTAAAAAGTTTAGAACTCAATGTTTGCGTTGTAGACGCAGCAAAGCGATTTTTAGGCGAATTAAGGGGCATAAGCAATCCCGAGGAAAAGCGAAAAATCATAGGTAGGATATTTATTGAGATTTTCGAGGAGAAGGCGGCTTTGCTTTCCGATGTTCAATATCTAGTGCAGGGAACCTTGTACCCGGATGTCATTGAAAGTATCTCTGTAGTCGGCCAATCGCACACTATTAAGAGCCATCACAATGTTGGTGGTTTGATCGATAACATGAAATTAGGTCTAATTGAGCCGCTGCGCGAGCTTTTTAAGGATGAGGTTAGGGCTGTGGGTAGAGGCTTGGGTATTTCTGAGGAGTTTATTATTAGGCAACCATTTCCCGGGCCTGGGCTTGCTATTCGCTGTCTTGGTGAGGTTACGGAAGAGCGCTTGGCGATTCTTCGCAAGGCAGATTTTATTTTGCGCGAGGAGGTTCATGTTTTAGGCCTCGAAGAGGTGCTATGGCAGGTTTTTGCGGTATTGCTTCCGGTTTATAGCGTGGGCGTGATGGGAGATGCGAGGACGTATGAACAAGCCGTTGCAATTCGCGCAGTAACTTCTAGGGACGGCATGACTGCCGATTGGTATATGCTTCCCGAAGAAGCATTGAGGCGGATTTCAGCCCGCATCATCAACGAGACTAGCGGGGTTAATCGCGTCGTTCTAGACATATCCACTAAACCGCCCGCGACTATAGAGTGGGAGTGA
- the guaB gene encoding IMP dehydrogenase gives MLDDNTPLALTFDDVLLKPAYSELLPKDTDIRTKLTVSLDLHIPILSAAMDTVTESRLAIALAQEGGLGIVHKNMTPAEQAREVMLVKKSESGMITSPVTVRPEQQIGQALEYMSEFRISGLPVTREDGSVVGIVTNRDLRFETNYSRPISEVMTKDNLVTVPPGTVLEDAKALLHKHRIEKLLVVDEKGILHGLITIKDIEKTRRYPHACKDKFGRLCVGAAVGVSSDLKERLERLVAAGVDVIAVDSAHGHSKGVLDAIRYIKAQFSELQVIGGNVATAEGAKALISAGAQAVKVGIGPGSICTTRIISGVGVPQITAIAEVAKALRGTQATVIADGGIKYSGDLVKAIAAGADSVMVGSLFAGTEESPGKTVLYQGRSYKLYRGMGSLGAMRCGSRDRYMQEAEADPAKLVPEGIEGRVPFKGSLASSVYQLVGGLRAGMGYCGMRTIAELKEKSEFLRITPSGLGESHVHDVFITEEAPNYSVR, from the coding sequence ATGCTAGATGACAATACGCCTTTAGCGTTGACATTTGACGATGTTCTCCTCAAGCCAGCCTATTCAGAGCTACTTCCAAAGGATACGGACATACGCACCAAGCTAACAGTTTCCCTGGATCTACATATCCCAATACTGAGTGCCGCCATGGACACTGTTACTGAGTCTCGGCTTGCGATAGCTCTTGCTCAGGAAGGAGGATTGGGCATCGTTCACAAAAACATGACTCCTGCCGAACAAGCTAGGGAAGTGATGTTAGTTAAGAAGTCCGAAAGCGGAATGATAACCTCTCCAGTAACGGTTCGTCCGGAGCAGCAAATAGGTCAGGCCCTAGAATACATGTCAGAGTTTAGAATATCTGGCTTGCCAGTCACCCGCGAAGATGGCTCCGTAGTCGGAATTGTAACCAATCGCGATCTTAGGTTTGAAACAAATTATTCCAGGCCCATTAGTGAGGTAATGACAAAAGATAACCTCGTTACAGTCCCGCCGGGAACAGTTTTAGAAGATGCCAAGGCACTGTTGCACAAGCACCGCATTGAGAAGCTCTTGGTCGTGGATGAAAAGGGGATTTTGCATGGGCTAATTACAATTAAAGATATAGAGAAAACTAGGAGATATCCTCACGCCTGCAAGGATAAGTTCGGACGCCTATGTGTCGGTGCGGCCGTAGGTGTTTCTTCGGATTTAAAAGAGCGCCTAGAGCGTTTAGTAGCGGCCGGGGTGGATGTCATAGCAGTAGACAGTGCACACGGGCATTCTAAAGGCGTGCTCGACGCAATAAGGTACATCAAAGCCCAATTTAGCGAACTTCAGGTAATCGGTGGGAATGTTGCTACGGCCGAAGGCGCTAAAGCCTTGATTAGCGCTGGAGCACAGGCAGTGAAAGTTGGCATAGGCCCTGGTTCTATATGCACGACGAGAATTATTTCTGGCGTAGGGGTGCCGCAGATTACGGCCATTGCCGAAGTAGCCAAGGCATTGCGCGGAACTCAAGCAACGGTAATTGCGGATGGGGGAATCAAATACTCTGGCGATCTAGTAAAGGCGATAGCTGCTGGGGCTGATAGCGTTATGGTTGGTTCGCTCTTTGCTGGAACTGAAGAATCGCCTGGAAAAACAGTGCTTTACCAAGGGCGAAGCTATAAATTGTATAGGGGTATGGGATCGCTCGGTGCCATGAGATGTGGCTCAAGGGATCGCTATATGCAGGAAGCCGAGGCGGATCCGGCCAAGTTAGTGCCGGAAGGCATCGAGGGAAGAGTTCCGTTCAAAGGGTCTTTAGCCTCATCCGTCTATCAGCTAGTGGGCGGGCTGAGGGCAGGAATGGGATACTGTGGTATGCGAACGATTGCCGAGTTGAAGGAAAAATCGGAATTTTTACGCATCACGCCCTCTGGCTTAGGCGAGAGTCATGTGCACGATGTCTTTATTACAGAAGAGGCTCCAAACTATAGCGTGCGCTAG
- a CDS encoding HU family DNA-binding protein, with product MKKGAAAKVASKVANGKKEPQKKVEAAAKPAPTKFIPKPPTKPVLVVPKNDETKQYTQSEFLDCVQNYCGFNNRRQTKEFYDDFMAVIQNGLKSGYKIPLPGLGKLQVRKTKARMGRNPATQQPMMIPARKKIAFTANKALKEAVL from the coding sequence ATGAAAAAGGGAGCGGCTGCGAAGGTAGCGTCAAAAGTAGCTAATGGGAAAAAGGAGCCTCAAAAGAAAGTAGAGGCAGCAGCAAAACCAGCTCCGACGAAGTTTATTCCCAAACCACCTACAAAGCCAGTTTTAGTCGTTCCAAAGAACGATGAGACCAAGCAATATACTCAGAGCGAGTTTCTTGACTGCGTTCAGAACTACTGTGGCTTTAACAATCGGCGTCAAACGAAGGAGTTTTATGACGATTTTATGGCTGTGATTCAGAACGGCTTAAAAAGTGGCTATAAAATACCACTTCCTGGCTTAGGCAAACTTCAAGTTCGCAAGACTAAGGCCAGAATGGGTAGGAATCCTGCAACTCAGCAACCGATGATGATACCGGCACGAAAAAAGATCGCCTTTACGGCAAATAAGGCATTGAAAGAAGCGGTGCTATAA
- a CDS encoding DUF1972 domain-containing protein, with amino-acid sequence MKIAICGIRGIPASYGGFETFAEELSVRLVAKGHEVLVYGRTHVISHNEPYYRGVRIILLPAIRHKYLETPLHSLLCFIDLCFRRADVVLVCNAANSPFAWLLRLAGLPVAINVDGIERHRAKWNKLGKLWYKLGEIASVKFANRLIADAQVIADYYAEQYSVKAEVIRYGYNESCLEQEITAKLDLSCSAVAPASSCVWNNEVCGSLGVSPNNYVLYVSRLEPENNAHVVIEAYNGLPQRIRDSIPLVVVGDAPYAGSYIARLKRIAGPGVLFAGYRFGEAYRALQLGARVYVQATEVGGTHPALVEAMGFANCIIANKTPENEEVLGDAGLLYEKNSSLALRKCLEDVLMDESALKRFRKLAHARARTEFAWGKIVNEYEELLRLVANVRA; translated from the coding sequence ATGAAGATAGCTATTTGCGGCATTCGCGGAATACCGGCTAGTTATGGCGGGTTTGAGACTTTCGCCGAAGAGCTTTCGGTAAGGCTCGTGGCCAAAGGGCATGAAGTTCTCGTTTATGGCCGTACGCACGTGATTAGTCATAATGAGCCATATTATCGGGGGGTGCGCATTATACTGTTGCCAGCTATACGGCATAAATACTTAGAAACGCCTTTGCACTCGCTATTGTGTTTTATCGATCTGTGTTTTCGTCGTGCGGATGTAGTGCTCGTCTGCAATGCAGCCAATAGTCCTTTTGCTTGGCTTCTTCGCCTTGCGGGACTACCAGTTGCAATTAATGTCGATGGCATAGAGCGCCATCGCGCTAAATGGAATAAACTTGGGAAGCTTTGGTACAAGTTGGGCGAGATTGCTTCCGTTAAGTTCGCTAACCGCCTAATTGCCGATGCTCAAGTAATAGCCGATTACTATGCTGAGCAGTACTCTGTTAAGGCCGAGGTCATACGCTATGGTTACAACGAGTCGTGTTTAGAGCAGGAAATTACCGCTAAATTAGATTTAAGTTGCAGTGCTGTAGCTCCCGCATCCTCTTGCGTTTGGAATAACGAAGTGTGTGGCAGTTTGGGAGTTAGTCCAAACAACTATGTATTATACGTTAGTCGACTAGAGCCGGAAAACAACGCGCACGTAGTGATTGAGGCTTATAATGGGTTGCCGCAGCGCATTAGGGACTCGATACCGCTAGTTGTAGTTGGGGATGCTCCTTATGCTGGATCTTATATTGCGCGTCTAAAGCGCATCGCTGGGCCGGGCGTTCTTTTTGCGGGATATCGCTTTGGCGAAGCATATCGTGCTTTGCAACTTGGTGCGCGTGTATATGTTCAAGCTACAGAAGTTGGCGGTACTCATCCGGCTTTGGTTGAAGCAATGGGATTTGCAAACTGCATAATTGCGAACAAAACGCCTGAAAACGAGGAGGTGTTAGGGGACGCTGGACTTCTTTATGAAAAAAATAGTTCGCTAGCACTGCGGAAGTGTTTAGAAGATGTGTTGATGGACGAGAGCGCGTTAAAAAGGTTTAGAAAGCTAGCTCATGCGCGGGCCAGAACAGAATTCGCTTGGGGTAAAATTGTTAATGAATACGAGGAGTTATTAAGGCTAGTTGCTAATGTTCGCGCGTGA